The following is a genomic window from Theobroma cacao cultivar B97-61/B2 chromosome 10, Criollo_cocoa_genome_V2, whole genome shotgun sequence.
AGCAAGCAAAACCCAGTTTGAAGACTTGGTGGGGGCAACAACCCTAGAAAAGTGGGCAAGAAATTAATTGGGAACATGACTCTTAAAGGCAAAATTAAATGGAAATATTGCAATCAAAGTTTGCATTTGATATGTCCACAAAGAGGTCATCTTTTAAAACGTTTAGGTTAAAATATTCTCATTCTTCTAACttttagtcataatttcatacggattcattaatttttaaaatgaacaaTTACCCCAAAAGTATAAAcattattaacaaaaaaaatataaaaaaactaaaatatttttttttctttctcccatttttttttctcaaacaaTGTGATTGACCGGCGACACTTCCATTTGCCAACTGATCACGCCAcgactggtgctccccaaaGGAAAGGAGCACCAATCAAGTGCTCCGCAAGGGAGAGGAGCacacttgaatttttttttgcaaaaaaagttatataataataatttttaaaattaataaatgataaaattgtctttttaatattatcacGTTATCAAACTAATGAAAATACTAATAATTGACTAATGGTTGAGTTTGtatgttatttttttgaaacGAAGTATTCATCTCGAAAATGAATGGATTCctttgaaatttcaattaaaatataaaaaaatctagATATTTTATGCAAACTCTTATTACTTTATCCATTTCTTGAAGCTATGTTGACACATCTCCCTTATTAATGCAACCAAGCCACTTGCAAAAAGACTTCCATTAgatattttctttctcaaaatGAACACAGATTGAGATTATTTTGTCTTTCATTTGTAATTAGATGGACCATATTATCATCTTCAACACCATCCAACTTGATCAAGTGTATGGGGGGAATCAAGTCAGCTTTGCTGTTCAAGATTAACTTGGTAGAGAAGGGTTATGTCGTTTTCGCTTTCAAGGTAAAGGGTTATCACAAATTCGAGATTCGCATTTAAAtcttgtaaaaataaataatttttagtgataaaaatcaaataaaaatcgaTCTTATTTGAAATCAAAATTGAGTATGATGTTCTGAATTGATTTGTTGGTTTGAGAATAACTATCAAGTGAGAATGCCTTACTTTTGTGTTGACCCACAAAAGAAATTGTGGGTTTCAATCTTCTAGTTTAGTTcacttttaacttttaaattaattaaaacagcCCCAAATTCAGAATGTTTCATCAATTTTATATGGTTTCAAgcatattaaattatattttaatcttataCCACTATATGCTCTCTATTATTGGATTCATACTaacccaaagaaaaaaaaaaggccaaGCCTACACATTGAAATTTAtagatgaaaaatctgaattgtcaaaagagaaaataaggtTTGAAATTAGTTATTACTTGTGAAGTCTAGATATATGGAAAGTTCTAAAACAAGTTCAAGTTTCTATATCCAAGAAGGACTAATCCCATCATTTTTAAGCAAAACTCCAATTGAAATGATCAAGATTGGACTGCACATTGATTTTTTGGGTGCTAAGAATAGCCACAGGAATAGTTTTTggttcttaaaattttgaagagtaaaaataaaagtccTTTATAATTAGTTACGAATAAATACGTCAACATCAAAGGACATTAAATACAATGACATTTTGAATTATgagaattatatatattttaaaatgtgatcaacaattgtcattttcaattcctcaaattaaatgtttttttttctttgtttactATTCCTTACCTGCTTCAAGAAGATTTCATCATTATTACGTATATGAACCGGTGTATCTACCGCGTAACCGCGTAACAAGAGCCAAAAGAACATCTATTGCTCtcgaaattaatttttgtttaaacaAATGATGGAATGTTTGGATTACTAAATTAAGTAATGATTAGTCCTTTGATTAGGGATAAGACTGTTCTATCAAAGAAACAAGAGGTTTTTGGAATTtggttatttatatataattttagtgaTGATTCATGAACAAGTATCCTCTTGTCAGCTTGCTTGAAAGAATAGTTCAAAGTATACTCCCctagagaatatatatatatatatagaattaaGGGGGGAAATTCAATTGGTTTATACTTGCTAAACAATTAAGGAAATTATATGGTCAAGAATAGGGAGGTGACAACCAGGCAGAAACATGACAGCGAAGGTGATACCTTCAGATTCTTTAATGTGTCCATGTAAAAATTTCAGGATATAGGCCATAATCAGGCTAGACTTCAAATAGGGGAGGCAACACAGATTCCTTGAAGACTTAATTGCATCCCTtcggggtttttttttttttttaatgttataacaatattctttaaaaaagtaaattattttcattaaatttacttgtgaatatattttttaaaaaatattaatcaattaataatgAATTACTTTAGTCAGAAATGAAAGTTTCGTAAACGAGAGAGATTACGGTATTATTTAACCCAACTTttgatttgaatgaattaaattataaaaaagggCATTGAATGAGCCttagaaataaatgaaagGGCATAATgtatcaaatatttattaaatttcttttaaggttccATATATTTTCTGTTGTAATCGCCATAAAACAAAGTGTTATTAATGATATGTACCCAAAAAAAAGTGTAGTTAAGGAGgagataattaataattttatatctaCTTATGTTTGTGTATACATTGTggtataaattaattaaggatacagatatattgaattatttttatttatttctttatcctCATATCGTTAGGCTCTCTATGTCATCTCAGGTTCTTGTTTGACCTTTTAAAGATTGGAGTAAGgttgtttaattttataaaccAATAATGCtgattttaatcaataaaGAAATAGATTCCccaataatattaaaatccaTGCTTTTATTTGGTATAATAATATTCTAATCCCTTTGATGAGTACCAATAATGAACAATTGACTGACATAACTTTATCGgggttttctttaaaaaaagattatgAAATTCTAATTCCATTGActtcatatataaatatatattgtgAAAAATGTTCATGTTGATAATTCTTGATCGAATATTATTTATGACCATTTTTGATGCatctaaaatatatttttgatgTCTCACATTgataaaaattcattaattaattacatgaTATCCCTCAAAATTATTGgaatgattaaattttaatatagataaacaaatattatGGGCAAAAAACAATTAGGTAGTGCCGGTCAAGCCAGAAAGGAGACGTAGTGGAATAGGCATCGTAAGCAACAAAAAACCCACAAGGAAAAACAATAGACAAGGTTTTGTTTTATAGGGGTTTACGTGTAGGACTAGGGTACAGTCTAGACTCCAAGACCCTTTGTAATAATGACTTGTACATGTGTTAAGCGACCCTTTTAGTATTTACTCCTTCAATCTTGGAGatgggttttttctttttttttttaaattaattttgacaaaatttaTATGTTAATTGATATGAAGTAATTgttttctataattttttaaaaaataagctATGTTAATATTCAGAAAAGATGATATGAACGAAATCAATTCAATATTAAACTAAATATTCggatacaaaataaaaatcccattctaatttttttatgttgaaacaataatttatcctaaaaaatttgaagaaaaatatgtaaattataaCCTTAATTCTTCTGTTTTTCCTGTTATGAGTTTCTGGTCAATCCGGCGGGGCCATGGCAAAACCGCGccgggggggggggggggggggggNgggggggggggggggtctCCAGTCCACTGGCACTCACTCTTTGAAATAGTCAAAGTCttcttttatttgtaatgGTTCTATGACTTCCTCTCGAGGACAAGGAGATACACGTTTTTTCATTCAAAGAAAATCAACTATAAATAagtatttcattaataaactTCTCATCAACTGTCaaacaaaatagaataaaacTTTTTATCAGCTTGGTCCTATACCTTTGTCCTGATCTcataatcatcatcatcttttcTTGCTGGCTTTCCTTTGTTAGTTATAACACTTGGGTTTGGAGCAAAGTTCTGTGAacgtttttcctttttgttgttgttgaatAGAATTTTAAGTAAGTTTGTATAGTTGCAGAAGCTTGCAGCAATACATCAATGGCTGAAACTTCTAATAAAGCACGTTCGTTGGAGTATACACCGACATGGGCAGTTGCTGTGGTGTGTTTTGTGTTGGTTGTTATTTCGATCATCATTGAACATGCCATTCACATGGTAGGGAAGGTTAGTGTTTTGAAGTGTTTAGCTCTATTCTAAATTTGGACTTTTGTCTGCTCAgaatatgaaagaaaaaaatgatttactGTTTCTTATAGTTCAAGGCTTTGTTTGAATCCAGTTTAGTCCAAGGAAGGTTGAGTTCCTGCAATCAGAGTTGCACTTGCCACCATAGTTTTCTGTGCAAAACTTGGTGTTTCAGACCTTGAATCAAAGGCATAGCCTAGTTAATTCTCACACCTGTTCTGAAAGAAGAGGTcttcaagtaaaaaaaaagaaaagagcacCCTTTGTTGGATTGAGTTTACTTTAAGAAAGATAATTAAGAGTTATTGCAATAATATGGAGATATGAAGAAAACTAAATTGGAGCTCTGTTCATGAGGAACTTATCCTTTCTCTTGGAATAGTACTAAATGGTTCattttgaatgatgattttcataGTTTTTGTTGGTTGTACATGACATTCGTGCACCCTTTTCCACAGTGGTTGAAGAAGAAGCACAAGCCAGCTCTTTATGAAGCACTTGAGAAGGTTAAAGCAGGTAACGGACTGATACTGGTATAGTCTTGTTAGTTTTGAATTGAAAGAAGCTGTCATCAGACACtaacaaaatttcattttcctttttgaagaGCTTATGCTCATGGGATTTATATCCTTGCTCCTGACAGTAGCGCAAGGTACCATATCCGGTTTTTGTATACCAGAAAGCATAGCAAACACTTGGCATCCCTGTGGTAAGAAGGCTGAGACTAAAAAAGATTCTGAAAAAGATTCTGAAAGCACTGGCAGAAAACTTCTTGAATTCTCAGACGTCAGTACTGTTGCTCGGCGCAGTCTTGCATCAAAAGAAGACACTTGTCCTGAGGCAAGATTACCACTTCTTTCCTGTCATCACTTCTATTCCATACATAGTTGACAGTTTACTTTGGTAATAGAAGGAAGGCAGATGGATGTAAATTGTTCATCGAGGAAACAAGTTTCCTCATTTAGTTGAATTAATTAAGGAGACTGGAATCTAATTGACTGAGAAACTAAACTTTTATTGCAGGGAAAAGTTGCATTTGTATCGACCTATGGTATTCACCAGCTCCATATATTCATCTTTGTGTTAGCAATTTCCCATATCCTCTACTGCATAATAACCTATGCTTTGGGAAGAACCAAGGtatttacaaaaagaaatgcaatCTCTCTGCCATTTTCCAGTCTTTCTTCTGCCTGTTTTTCCCTTCTTAACTGATTGCTTGGACTGCAGATGAGGAAATGGAAGGCCTGGGAGAAAGAGACAAGGACAGTTGAATATCAATACTACAATGGTATGTTATCCAAATTGAAATCAATAAGAGCGGTCTAATAATTAGATTGATATTACTGGTAAATTTCCTGGAAGAGCTACCTCTCCCTCTCCAGGGTCCCATACTCGATAATGATTTAGTTAATCTGCCATTACAAGAAAGATTGCATAAGACAAACTTTTGTTGGTCAAAAGTCAAATAAATCTATGATCATCTACAACTGTTTGAGTCAATCAAATCATTTCTTTGTGGAGATTTACATAAAAGTAGACCTGGACCCTGTATATTAGCCACAGTATTTTAGTATCTGTTAGGGAAGTTTCTTTCACACTCTATAATCATCAAAACAAgcctgtttttctttttgtttattatgaTACAAGAGTGGAGAAGCATGTCTCCAAACTAGATCTCTAGCCAGAGCCCCATTTATCTAATGACTTCAGCTAAGCCTAGGTGGTCCTATTAATCATagctatttgtttatttatttaattttataaatgctATATAACTGAGTTGACTTTTCTAATGCAGATCCAGAGAGGTTCAGGTTTGCAAGGGACACCTCATTTGGGCGCAGACATATGAACTTTTGGAGCCGCTCAACCTTATCCCTTTGGATTGTAAGTAGCcagatgaaaattattaacaTTAAAACCACCATTGAGGCACCTGGGTATCTGGTTCAATGGTTAATGCATGATCTTCATGCTCAAAGACATGATATCCGAATCAAAACTACCATTGAGAAAGCAAAATATCTTATCAGGAATAAGTATATAGTATTATCTATGGTACTCTTGAGATATTAAGTTTGGATATGACTCTCCTAAGTGAAACTTTTTAACTGTCACTCTTCTCTTGTGATCATTAGTCACTTTAAGCAAATTTTAATGGTTCTCTGTTTTTTCACTTTTCCTATCAGGTGTGCTTCTTTAGACAATTCTTTGGGTCGGTTACAAAGGTCGATTACCTGACACTGAGGCATGGGTTTATCACGGTAAGCTTAAGGCATGGAATTTTACATATGCCAATATTTGTGCCATCTACTCACAGACAGGTTTCTTAGTTCCTGTTGCTAATTGGAAGTTCAATGTACTGTATGCTTTCAGGCACATCTGGCACCTggaaatgaaacaaaatttgattttcagaAATACATCAAGAGATCATTAGAAGAAGATTTCAAAGTGGTAGTTGGGATCAGGTTAGTGCTCTCAAGCATGTAAATCAACATTTCTTCAGTTTATTAGTTACATTAGCTTACTAACTTAATGTTGCATTGGTTTGCAGTCCAATCATATGGTTCATTGCTGTCTTGTTCCTGCTTGCCTATACACATGGTAAGGacttaatgattaaatttaaagtTCAGAACAAGACAAAACCAATTCTAACAagaattttccttttccatgTTAACTTGGATGGGAGACAAGGGCTACATAACTTCCACAATTGTTGGACCTTAACTCCCTATCTGCTGATACTTTGCCGCAATAGGAATCTGTTAATACTAATATATGAACATAGTTATGGATCCTTTTAGTGTTTGCCGACTAATGAATATGTTGCTCTTTATGGACAGGATGGTACTCTTATTTGTGGCTACCCTTTCTCCCCTTAGTTGTAAGTACAATTCCATATTTGATATGGTACATCTTTTATAGAGGATGTAGCTAGAAATAGGATCTCATACCCTCAATTGGGACTTTGCAGATAATTCTAATGGTTGGAACCAAGCTACAGGTGATCATAACTAAACTGGGACTGAGGATTCAAGATAGAGGTGATGTGGTCAAGGGTGCACCTGTGGTTCAACCAGGCGATGACCTCTTCTGGTTTGGACGCCCACGCTTCCTTCTTTTCCTCATCCACTTAGTCCTCTTTACGGTAATTTTCCTTCATATTTTTCTATTCATGGATTCCTTTAGTCTACCAACATCTaagcatcatcatcattgtgcTAATGCTCATGTATGTTGATTCCCCATTTCCTCTGCAGAATGCATTTCAACTAGCCTTCTTTGTGTGGAGCACGGTAAGCAAATTCTACAAGTTCAATCCTTCCTGTGACTGTTTGATCAGCTTATCTAATAAGTACTTTTCCATCTTTTTCAGTATGAATTTACCATAAAGTCTTGCTACCATGAGCACCTTGAAGATATCATCATTAGAGTATCAATGGGGTGAGTTCAAAAACATTCAAGCATTGGCAGAATCTTTTTGACAAACATTATAACTAAAGATTACAGATTTGACAAAGTGAAAAGCTTGCTGATAAAATGCAAAATTTGCAACATTTCCAGGGTCATTATACAGTTTCTTTGCAGTTACGTGACTCTCCCACTCTATGCTTTGGTGACTCAGGTCAGATATCAATCTCTTATTCTGATCTATATGCCATTAACTAGATGGATATTAAGCTGAAAATTAAGCAAATAAATCAAAGACGCTATATGTAATTTGTCTGGTTTGTTTGTTTACAGATGGGAACTAACATGAGACCAACAATCTTTAACGATAGAGTAGCAGCTGCACTCAAAAGCTGGCACCACACAGCAAAGAAACACACTAAACATAGCAAGCATTCTGAGAACACAACACCATTTTCAAGCAGGCCAGCAACCCCAACTCATGGGATGTCTCCTGTTCATCTTCTGCATAATCATCCCCGAAGTGTCGAAAGCTACCACACATCTCCTAGGAATTCCAACTTTGAGAATGATCAGTGGGATCTCGACTCCCCTCGCCGCCGTGCAATCAATGATTCTGTGCATGATAGACAGCTAGAAATGAGGGAAGTAGACAGGACAGTTCAAGAGTACCCTAGCTCCTCTTCACATATGCCTCAGCCACCCCAGACACTTCGAACACAACATGAAATTGACATCAGTTCATCAGATTTCTCATTTGCTAAAAGATGATCGAACTCATTCCAGATTCAGGTCGGACTAAAAGGGACAATGCTGCTAACATTTGTCGTGTACATTTCTTGGCACATGCCATACACTGATGTCAGTCTGCATGGAAACCAAAGGGCAATGGAGATTGGACACATGGAAATTAACCAAAGgcacagagagagagagagagattggACTACTTTTTCCTTGTTGATACTTgctaagttttttttattctttatagCATCTTCTACTTGCTGTACTTTACAGTTTTGAATAACACTTTATCCAGCTTTACAATTTtttatcttcctttttttttttgttcttgaaataAGCAAGTAACTTTATCAAGCCATAatacttcaaaaatttcttaaactattcaattattcttttattgtatttcATTGCTAtgactatttaattttaagacTGGAttcagtaatttttttaagtgatatcataattaaagtaataataataattaaaaaaataaataaattcattaacataattaattatataaaactCTTATTGTATGAGAAAAAGatatacaattaattaaataaaaacaatttaacaTGATTAATATATAACATTCTCCTATCTATGTTAAttgtttattaataaaaagttttaaaatttaaatttttattatgtttaaatattttaattaattaaaatatataaaagaaaaagttgccCATCACTTTTATTGTAAGTATGATTATANataatatatatatatttatatatatatatatataaaaggagGATTAGGATGGAAGCaaagtgtaaaaaaaaaaaaattgaaaatttggttGAGTTGCCATTAATCATTGAACAGTCAATGCTGGCCACAATCCATTATTCTttgtttaacaaaaaaaaaaaaatgattgattgattgattgattgGATGCTCATCCTTTTTGTAAATATGTGTGGTTTTTATATGAGattccctttctttctttatctttttcaaaaatcaaactATTTAtcataagaaaagaaaaaaaataatcatgcTATTATTTGTGGAAAATTGCTTTTAATTTATGCTGTACCCACTTGTAATGTAGGGTCCTTGTTTACcaatatgttttattttgagGTGGAAATAAATTggtttaattaaaagaaatattagtatatattaaaacaaattttgatctttatttatttatttttgataggaaaattttactttattttaaagaatttatttgatgGGTTATCTGcatgataatttaaaaaacatcgaatttaaatccaaaaatattttccaaaaaagcccaaaataaacaaaaattttaatatctactaaaaaatattataaatggGAGTTTTCAATTAAGCAATATGTAGTTAATCACTATCAGgcaaagaaatgatgaaaatgtccttttttcaaaagtttaatttttattagaccaaattattcaaaaatgtactttttattttattttattctattcaattttgtattatattttacacataacctttttattttttaatttgatgtaAATAATATCTTTTgcttattatattattattatttaatttcaagCATCTTCATCACCCTTTCTCtttcataacaaaatattattgtaataataatgaaaaaaaataaataattaaaataacagtaaaaaatcttaaattaaaagactatttgtattttaatattatcaatattaaataaacaaCCGTCGTGGCTGCATTATACTCGTtcagataataataaaaaaaaaaaacaaaataaaaaaaatatttaaagaaatcTTTAAAACGGCTCTCGATTCATCGattaatcatttcatttaaaaataataaaaactgattgattaattttcatttgaaattCCAGCGTTCAACTCTGACCGTTGATATCGTCGATTCTCTTTTTCAATCTTTCTTTTGATCGTCGCGATGGAAGACCGGCCCAATCGAACGGTGGACAATTCGTCGACCTCGCCGCAGCAGCATCAGAGCCATGCAGCAGCCGCTTCATCTAAGCAACCCGTTACCGCTCCCGACGCCGTCGACACCACTTCCGTTACTCAGAGGTAAAAGGAGAGAATTGCCTTTTCTGTTGGTTCCCGCGAAAATTTGAGATAAAAGataagaaaggaaagagattttttttttccttggaaGTTTCTTGG
Proteins encoded in this region:
- the LOC18586369 gene encoding MLO-like protein 6 isoform X1, which translates into the protein MAETSNKARSLEYTPTWAVAVVCFVLVVISIIIEHAIHMVGKWLKKKHKPALYEALEKVKAELMLMGFISLLLTVAQGTISGFCIPESIANTWHPCGKKAETKKDSEKDSESTGRKLLEFSDVSTVARRSLASKEDTCPEGKVAFVSTYGIHQLHIFIFVLAISHILYCIITYALGRTKMRKWKAWEKETRTVEYQYYNDPERFRFARDTSFGRRHMNFWSRSTLSLWIVCFFRQFFGSVTKVDYLTLRHGFITAHLAPGNETKFDFQKYIKRSLEEDFKVVVGISPIIWFIAVLFLLAYTHGWYSYLWLPFLPLVIILMVGTKLQVIITKLGLRIQDRGDVVKGAPVVQPGDDLFWFGRPRFLLFLIHLVLFTNAFQLAFFVWSTYEFTIKSCYHEHLEDIIIRVSMGVIIQFLCSYVTLPLYALVTQMGTNMRPTIFNDRVAAALKSWHHTAKKHTKHSKHSENTTPFSSRPATPTHGMSPVHLLHNHPRSVESYHTSPRNSNFENDQWDLDSPRRRAINDSVHDRQLEMREVDRTVQEYPSSSSHMPQPPQTLRTQHEIDISSSDFSFAKR
- the LOC18586369 gene encoding MLO-like protein 6 isoform X2, translating into MAETSNKARSLEYTPTWAVAVVCFVLVVISIIIEHAIHMWLKKKHKPALYEALEKVKAELMLMGFISLLLTVAQGTISGFCIPESIANTWHPCGKKAETKKDSEKDSESTGRKLLEFSDVSTVARRSLASKEDTCPEGKVAFVSTYGIHQLHIFIFVLAISHILYCIITYALGRTKMRKWKAWEKETRTVEYQYYNDPERFRFARDTSFGRRHMNFWSRSTLSLWIVCFFRQFFGSVTKVDYLTLRHGFITAHLAPGNETKFDFQKYIKRSLEEDFKVVVGISPIIWFIAVLFLLAYTHGWYSYLWLPFLPLVIILMVGTKLQVIITKLGLRIQDRGDVVKGAPVVQPGDDLFWFGRPRFLLFLIHLVLFTNAFQLAFFVWSTYEFTIKSCYHEHLEDIIIRVSMGVIIQFLCSYVTLPLYALVTQMGTNMRPTIFNDRVAAALKSWHHTAKKHTKHSKHSENTTPFSSRPATPTHGMSPVHLLHNHPRSVESYHTSPRNSNFENDQWDLDSPRRRAINDSVHDRQLEMREVDRTVQEYPSSSSHMPQPPQTLRTQHEIDISSSDFSFAKR